A genomic region of Arachis hypogaea cultivar Tifrunner chromosome 5, arahy.Tifrunner.gnm2.J5K5, whole genome shotgun sequence contains the following coding sequences:
- the LOC112802670 gene encoding uncharacterized protein isoform X2, with protein sequence MMDARAFSSHSDASVAAATTDQNVEQCRSGNNSEATIMEKPRRWHDVFWSGMFVIHLIGFGFVLVVLGLNRFKKKNRLDIDKYTYRFMENQAGLTEDYWPVYAVAGLVGTALGCCWLSLLGSCATLMMKVSVHILTTYLAVISVLSFWAEQVFWGVAFAIGACLQLLYVISVIDRLPFTMLVLQKAVKMVWNLPEVMKVAHAFVLLLLSWMVLWSFGVAGVVASSMGDGGRWWLLVVLSVSLFWTGAVLCNTLHVVVSGIVFLANVHYSKESSSFPTNSLMKSLQYALTTSFGSICYGSLFTAVIRTMRWQIGVYGKSFNHSARDAWELFQSTGVEALVAYDCSGAIMLMGTIFGGLITGTCAGVWAWIKWSNRAFMIGSMSMLMGMVLVGVAMVVVESAVTSIYVCYAEDPLSIHRWDPEFFNQISETLNQRLQHRSKRVSEVLTHNQLDNLVRSNTSV encoded by the exons ATGATGGATGCTCGCGCTTTCTCTTCTCATTCCGACGCTTCCGTTGCCGCTGCAACCACAGATCAG AATGTGGAGCAATGCAGAAGTGGCAACAACAGTGAAGCCACGATTATGGAGAAACCAAGGCGATGGCATGATGTTTTCTGGTCTGGAATGTTTGTAATCCACTTGATTGGTTTcggttttgttcttgttgttcttggccTCAacagattcaagaagaagaacaggCTTGACATTGATAAGTACACATACCGCTTCATGGAGAATCAAGCCGGATTGACAGAGGATTACTGGCCAGTCTATGCGGTTGCCGGTTTAGTTGGGACTGCTCTTGGATGTTGTTGGCTGTCGCTGTTGGGTTCATGTGCTACCCTTATGATGAAGGTGTCTGTTCATATCCTCACCACATATCTTGCTGTGATCAGTGTTCTCTCTTTTTGGGCTGAGCAGGTCTTCTGGGGTGTCGCTTTTGCTATTGGAGCATGCCTTCAGCTTTTGTATGTGATATCTGTTATAGACAG ACTTCCATTTACTATGTTAGTTTTGCAAAAGGCTGTTAAGATGGTATGGAATCTTCCTGAGGTTATGAAAGTTGCACATGCATTTGTGCTGCTGCTTCTTTCGTGGATGGTGTTGTGGTCATTTGGAGTAGCTGGTGTTGTGGCTTCAAGTATGGGTGACGGTGGACGCTGGTGGCTTCTTGTG GTCCTCTCTGTAAGCTTATTTTGGACTGGTGCTGTACTGTGTAATACTCTGCATGTCGTTGTGTCTGGAATTGTGTTCCTCGCGAACGTCCATTATAGCAAAGAGAGTTCATCATTTCCCACTAACTCCTTAATGAAATCATTGCAATATGCTTTAACAACATCGTTTGGCAGCATTTGTTATGGCTCATTATTTACAGCTGTTATTAGGACAATGCGGTGGCAG ATTGGTGTGTATGGAAAAAGCTTTAACCACTCTGCCAGAGATGCATGGGAGTTATTCCAATCAACTGGAGTTGAAGCACTTGTGGCCTATGATTGTTCAGGTGCTATAATGTTAATGGGAACCATTTTTGGAGGTCTGATAACTGGAACTTGCGCAGGTGTCTGGGCATGGATTAAGTGGAGTAATAGAGCTTTTATGATCGGATCCATGTCTATGCTCATGGGAATGGTGTTG GTTGGAGTGGCTatggttgtggtggaaagtgctGTTACTTCAATATATGTATGCTATGCTGAAGACCCCTTATCGATTCATAGATGGGACCCTGAATTCTTCAACCAGATCTCTGAGACACTAAACCAGCGGCTTCAACATAGAAGTAAACGTGTGAGCGAAGTTTTAACCCACAATCAGCTTGATAACCTAGTACGATCAAACACATCAGTTTGA
- the LOC112802670 gene encoding uncharacterized protein isoform X1, which translates to MMDARAFSSHSDASVAAATTDQNVEQCRSGNNSEATIMEKPRRWHDVFWSGMFVIHLIGFGFVLVVLGLNRFKKKNRLDIDKYTYRFMENQAGLTEDYWPVYAVAGLVGTALGCCWLSLLGSCATLMMKVSVHILTTYLAVISVLSFWAEQVFWGVAFAIGACLQLLYVISVIDRLPFTMLVLQKAVKMVWNLPEVMKVAHAFVLLLLSWMVLWSFGVAGVVASSMGDGGRWWLLVVLSVSLFWTGAVLCNTLHVVVSGIVFLANVHYSKESSSFPTNSLMKSLQYALTTSFGSICYGSLFTAVIRTMRWQIRGVRAKIGNNECLLCCVDFLFHMVETLVRFFNKYAYVQIGVYGKSFNHSARDAWELFQSTGVEALVAYDCSGAIMLMGTIFGGLITGTCAGVWAWIKWSNRAFMIGSMSMLMGMVLVGVAMVVVESAVTSIYVCYAEDPLSIHRWDPEFFNQISETLNQRLQHRSKRVSEVLTHNQLDNLVRSNTSV; encoded by the exons ATGATGGATGCTCGCGCTTTCTCTTCTCATTCCGACGCTTCCGTTGCCGCTGCAACCACAGATCAG AATGTGGAGCAATGCAGAAGTGGCAACAACAGTGAAGCCACGATTATGGAGAAACCAAGGCGATGGCATGATGTTTTCTGGTCTGGAATGTTTGTAATCCACTTGATTGGTTTcggttttgttcttgttgttcttggccTCAacagattcaagaagaagaacaggCTTGACATTGATAAGTACACATACCGCTTCATGGAGAATCAAGCCGGATTGACAGAGGATTACTGGCCAGTCTATGCGGTTGCCGGTTTAGTTGGGACTGCTCTTGGATGTTGTTGGCTGTCGCTGTTGGGTTCATGTGCTACCCTTATGATGAAGGTGTCTGTTCATATCCTCACCACATATCTTGCTGTGATCAGTGTTCTCTCTTTTTGGGCTGAGCAGGTCTTCTGGGGTGTCGCTTTTGCTATTGGAGCATGCCTTCAGCTTTTGTATGTGATATCTGTTATAGACAG ACTTCCATTTACTATGTTAGTTTTGCAAAAGGCTGTTAAGATGGTATGGAATCTTCCTGAGGTTATGAAAGTTGCACATGCATTTGTGCTGCTGCTTCTTTCGTGGATGGTGTTGTGGTCATTTGGAGTAGCTGGTGTTGTGGCTTCAAGTATGGGTGACGGTGGACGCTGGTGGCTTCTTGTG GTCCTCTCTGTAAGCTTATTTTGGACTGGTGCTGTACTGTGTAATACTCTGCATGTCGTTGTGTCTGGAATTGTGTTCCTCGCGAACGTCCATTATAGCAAAGAGAGTTCATCATTTCCCACTAACTCCTTAATGAAATCATTGCAATATGCTTTAACAACATCGTTTGGCAGCATTTGTTATGGCTCATTATTTACAGCTGTTATTAGGACAATGCGGTGGCAG ATTCGAGGCGTCCGAGCAAAGATAGGCAATAATGAATGTTTactttgttgtgttgatttcCTTTTCCACATGGTGGAAACTCTTGTCCGATTCTTTAACAAGTATGCATATGTTCAG ATTGGTGTGTATGGAAAAAGCTTTAACCACTCTGCCAGAGATGCATGGGAGTTATTCCAATCAACTGGAGTTGAAGCACTTGTGGCCTATGATTGTTCAGGTGCTATAATGTTAATGGGAACCATTTTTGGAGGTCTGATAACTGGAACTTGCGCAGGTGTCTGGGCATGGATTAAGTGGAGTAATAGAGCTTTTATGATCGGATCCATGTCTATGCTCATGGGAATGGTGTTG GTTGGAGTGGCTatggttgtggtggaaagtgctGTTACTTCAATATATGTATGCTATGCTGAAGACCCCTTATCGATTCATAGATGGGACCCTGAATTCTTCAACCAGATCTCTGAGACACTAAACCAGCGGCTTCAACATAGAAGTAAACGTGTGAGCGAAGTTTTAACCCACAATCAGCTTGATAACCTAGTACGATCAAACACATCAGTTTGA